A genomic window from Natrinema sp. HArc-T2 includes:
- a CDS encoding universal stress protein — translation MYDDILIPTDGSDTISETLTHGLSIAADNDATVHALYVVDSRITAAADDETSTDLERSLQDEGQEAVAAVEERAADEGLETVSDVQHGTPSKTILEYADEQEIDLIVIGTRGKSPREKVTSLGSVSERVVDNASIPVFVVRNAGAHE, via the coding sequence ATGTACGACGATATTCTCATTCCCACGGACGGAAGCGACACGATTTCCGAGACGCTCACGCACGGGTTGTCGATCGCCGCCGACAACGACGCGACGGTGCACGCACTGTACGTCGTCGACAGCCGCATCACTGCCGCCGCCGACGACGAGACCAGTACGGACCTCGAGCGCTCGCTCCAGGACGAAGGACAGGAAGCCGTCGCCGCCGTCGAAGAGCGAGCGGCCGACGAGGGCCTCGAGACGGTCAGTGACGTCCAACACGGGACGCCGTCGAAAACGATCCTCGAGTACGCCGACGAACAAGAAATCGATCTGATCGTCATCGGGACGCGGGGGAAGAGTCCGCGCGAAAAGGTCACGTCGCTGGGCAGCGTCTCCGAGCGGGTCGTCGACAACGCCTCGATTCCCGTGTTTGTCGTTCGGAACGCGGGAGCCCACGAGTAA
- a CDS encoding universal stress protein yields MSLVVVPVRYPLSKHSRRTLERAIEIARTRDAALTVLHVNLYQNGKKVTRVDLKNAVEKAFGRIERARYVVRTGFLVEESILDEVAAEGADIVVIGSKQASRLRRLFQRFTDNPDIDQYLRRHLDCEVITVESARA; encoded by the coding sequence ATGTCGCTGGTCGTCGTTCCTGTTCGATATCCCTTGTCAAAGCACTCGCGGAGAACGCTCGAGCGGGCGATCGAGATTGCTCGGACGCGAGATGCAGCGTTGACGGTTCTGCACGTGAATCTCTACCAGAACGGGAAGAAAGTGACACGGGTCGATCTGAAAAACGCCGTCGAGAAGGCGTTTGGTCGGATCGAACGGGCCCGGTATGTCGTCCGGACCGGCTTTCTCGTCGAGGAAAGCATCCTCGACGAGGTCGCCGCAGAAGGTGCCGATATCGTCGTAATCGGGTCCAAACAGGCGAGTCGGCTCCGACGACTCTTCCAGCGCTTTACTGACAACCCGGACATCGACCAGTATCTGCGGCGCCACCTCGACTGTGAGGTCATCACGGTCGAAAGCGCACGCGCCTGA
- a CDS encoding DUF5816 domain-containing protein: protein MQAWSTDDGDTVYISETEGDKGSKGPFLVAYESSDAECRYGWFCTNCESLDTAMDAMGRIKCNQCGNFRKPTEWDAAHE, encoded by the coding sequence ATGCAAGCCTGGTCGACCGACGACGGCGACACCGTCTACATCTCGGAGACGGAGGGCGACAAGGGATCGAAAGGGCCGTTCCTCGTCGCTTACGAGTCCAGCGATGCCGAGTGCCGCTATGGCTGGTTCTGTACGAACTGTGAGTCTCTCGATACCGCGATGGACGCGATGGGCCGGATCAAGTGCAACCAGTGTGGCAACTTCCGCAAACCGACCGAGTGGGACGCCGCCCACGAGTAA
- a CDS encoding alanine--glyoxylate aminotransferase family protein yields the protein MAQQPSTDVDRAPSVGELTPPDRTLMGPGPSDVNPRVLRAMSTPLVGHLDPSFIEMMNEVQELLRYTFRTDNQWTIPVSGTGSAAMEAAIGNVVEPGDTMLVPTNGYFGGRMATMAQRAGGEVVEVDAPWGEPLEPDVVADALAEHDPDIFGFVHAETSTGVLQPNVSDLTAAAHDHDALVIADTVTSLGGVELRVDEWDIDVAYSGPQKCLSCPPGASPLTLSDEAMDKVLSREEDPRSWYLDLSLLEGYWGDERSYHHTAPITNVYALREALRLVAEEGIEQRWARHERLAGALKAGVEAMGLEMNAPDEYWLPSLNAVRVPDGIDDGAVCDALLEQYDLEIAGGLGDLAGDIFRIGCMGYSARPENVIYVVTALGDVLESMGADVEPGEAVTATRRALKK from the coding sequence ATGGCTCAGCAACCGTCGACCGACGTGGATCGCGCGCCATCCGTTGGCGAACTCACCCCACCGGATCGAACCCTGATGGGGCCCGGCCCGAGCGACGTCAACCCGCGCGTGCTGCGGGCGATGAGCACGCCGCTCGTGGGCCATCTCGATCCCTCGTTCATCGAGATGATGAACGAGGTCCAGGAACTGTTGCGCTATACCTTCCGGACGGACAACCAGTGGACGATCCCCGTCTCGGGGACCGGCTCGGCTGCAATGGAAGCCGCGATCGGCAACGTCGTCGAACCCGGTGATACGATGCTCGTCCCGACCAACGGCTACTTCGGTGGCCGGATGGCCACGATGGCCCAGCGAGCCGGCGGCGAGGTCGTCGAAGTCGACGCGCCGTGGGGCGAACCCCTCGAGCCCGACGTCGTCGCGGACGCATTGGCAGAACACGACCCCGATATCTTCGGGTTCGTCCACGCCGAGACGAGTACGGGCGTCCTCCAGCCCAACGTTTCCGACCTGACGGCTGCAGCCCACGACCACGACGCGCTGGTCATCGCCGATACCGTCACCTCGCTCGGCGGCGTCGAACTGCGCGTCGACGAGTGGGACATCGACGTCGCCTACTCGGGCCCACAGAAGTGTCTCTCCTGTCCGCCGGGAGCGAGCCCGCTGACCCTCTCGGACGAGGCGATGGACAAGGTCCTCTCGCGTGAGGAAGACCCCCGCTCGTGGTACCTCGACCTCTCCCTGCTCGAGGGCTACTGGGGTGACGAGCGCTCCTATCATCACACCGCGCCGATCACGAACGTCTACGCGCTTCGGGAGGCACTGCGACTCGTCGCCGAGGAAGGGATCGAACAGCGATGGGCCCGCCACGAACGACTCGCCGGCGCGCTCAAAGCCGGCGTCGAGGCGATGGGTCTCGAGATGAACGCCCCCGACGAGTACTGGCTTCCGAGTCTGAACGCCGTCCGCGTCCCCGACGGTATCGACGACGGCGCGGTCTGTGACGCCTTACTCGAGCAGTACGACCTCGAGATCGCGGGCGGCCTGGGCGATCTCGCCGGCGACATCTTCCGGATCGGCTGTATGGGCTACTCCGCACGTCCCGAGAACGTGATTTACGTCGTGACGGCGCTGGGTGACGTCCTGGAGTCAATGGGAGCAGACGTCGAGCCGGGCGAAGCCGTAACTGCGACGCGACGTGCGCTGAAAAAATAG